The following proteins come from a genomic window of Streptomyces sp. GS7:
- a CDS encoding ROK family transcriptional regulator, translated as METPGSQSSLHRANLERVVRAVRMAGSLTQAEIARTTGLSAATVSNIVRELKDGGTVEVTPTSAGGRRARSVSLSGDAGIVVGVDFGHSHLRVAVGNLAHEVLAEEAEPIDVDASAAEGFDRAERLVSRLIAKTGIDAGKVIGVGLGVPGPIDVESGTLGSTAILPGWSGTNPGEELSGRLGVPVYVDNDANLGALGELVWGGGRGAADLAYIKVASGVGAGLVISGQIYRGPGGTAGEIGHITLDESGPVCRCGNRGCLETFTAARYVLPLLQPSHGPDLTMARVVQLAREGDPGCRRVIADVGRHIGSGVANLCNLLNPSRVVLGGDLADAGELVLAPIRESVSRYAIPSAARQLGIVPGTLGGRAEVLGALALVLSEMGDSSLLDGTHGADAPAIA; from the coding sequence ATGGAGACTCCGGGGTCGCAGTCCTCGCTGCACCGGGCCAATCTGGAGCGGGTCGTGCGCGCGGTACGCATGGCCGGCTCGCTCACGCAGGCGGAGATCGCCCGGACCACGGGGCTGTCGGCGGCCACCGTCTCGAACATCGTGCGCGAGCTGAAGGACGGCGGGACCGTCGAGGTGACGCCCACCTCCGCGGGCGGCCGGCGGGCCCGCAGCGTCTCGCTCTCCGGGGACGCGGGCATCGTCGTCGGCGTCGACTTCGGCCACTCCCACCTGCGGGTCGCGGTCGGCAACCTGGCGCACGAGGTGCTGGCCGAGGAGGCCGAGCCGATCGACGTGGACGCCTCGGCGGCGGAGGGCTTCGACCGGGCCGAGCGCCTGGTCAGCCGGCTGATCGCCAAGACCGGTATCGACGCCGGCAAGGTCATCGGGGTCGGCCTCGGCGTGCCGGGCCCCATCGACGTGGAATCCGGCACGCTGGGATCGACGGCGATCCTGCCGGGCTGGTCCGGCACGAACCCCGGCGAGGAGCTGTCCGGGCGCCTCGGCGTGCCCGTGTACGTCGACAACGACGCCAACCTGGGCGCGCTGGGCGAGCTGGTGTGGGGCGGCGGTCGCGGCGCCGCGGACCTGGCGTACATCAAGGTGGCCAGCGGTGTCGGCGCCGGGCTGGTGATCAGCGGGCAGATCTACCGCGGGCCGGGCGGCACGGCCGGCGAGATCGGGCACATCACCCTGGACGAGTCCGGGCCGGTCTGCCGCTGCGGCAACCGCGGCTGCCTGGAGACCTTCACCGCCGCCCGCTACGTCCTCCCGCTGCTCCAGCCGAGCCACGGCCCCGATCTGACCATGGCGCGGGTGGTGCAGCTGGCGCGCGAGGGCGACCCGGGCTGCCGCCGGGTGATCGCGGACGTAGGCCGTCATATCGGTAGTGGTGTGGCTAACCTGTGCAATCTGCTCAATCCCAGCCGAGTGGTGCTCGGCGGTGACCTCGCGGACGCCGGCGAGCTGGTGCTCGCGCCGATCCGGGAGTCGGTGTCGCGATACGCGATCCCCAGCGCGGCACGCCAGTTGGGCATCGTGCCGGGCACGCTCGGCGGCCGGGCCGAAGTCCTGGGGGCGCTGGCCCTCGTGCTGAGCGAGATGGGCGATTCGAGTCTGCTCGACGGGACGCACGGTGCGGACGCACCCGCTATAGCGTGA
- a CDS encoding sugar ABC transporter permease, producing the protein MSEQTTEAAPETPQPAAVDPRLLVREKGFAGYLEEFARRVRGGELGSLPVIIGLLVIAVVFQIKNSSFLSADSLANIGVYTSGMGIMAVGIVFVLLLGEIDLSVGSVAGVGAAVWAVLSVTHGLNDWLAVVLAIVAGAAIGALHGFFFAKVGVPAFVVTLAGFLGWSGLQIWMMGKEGSINTPSGSLVENLTGYYFENKAAAYGLAAIAVLAYAGSLLLESKRRRAAALPSRPLGEILLRTGVVAVIAFVVAYELNEPSGARGLPLALVLFLAVLVVADFVVRRTSYGRQIFAVGGNAEAARRAGINVNRIRITVFAISGMLAAFGGLFIASLSGGATKNLGAGNTLMNVIAAAVIGGTSLFGGRGKIWSALLGMLVIQSIQQGLNLLGMASEIQYMITGAVLLAAVVIDSVSRRTQKTAGRT; encoded by the coding sequence ATGAGCGAGCAGACCACTGAAGCGGCGCCCGAGACCCCGCAGCCGGCCGCCGTCGACCCCCGGCTGCTGGTCCGGGAGAAGGGCTTCGCCGGCTACCTCGAAGAGTTCGCGCGCCGGGTGCGCGGCGGTGAGCTGGGCTCGCTGCCGGTCATCATCGGCCTGCTCGTCATCGCGGTCGTCTTCCAGATCAAGAACAGCAGCTTCCTGTCCGCGGACAGCCTCGCCAACATCGGTGTCTACACCTCCGGCATGGGCATCATGGCCGTCGGCATCGTGTTCGTGCTGCTGCTCGGCGAGATCGACCTGTCGGTCGGCTCGGTGGCCGGCGTCGGCGCGGCCGTCTGGGCCGTGCTGAGCGTCACACACGGCCTCAACGACTGGCTCGCGGTCGTGCTGGCCATCGTCGCGGGCGCCGCCATCGGCGCCCTGCACGGGTTCTTTTTCGCCAAGGTCGGGGTGCCCGCCTTCGTCGTCACCCTGGCCGGGTTCCTGGGCTGGAGCGGCCTGCAGATCTGGATGATGGGCAAGGAAGGCTCCATCAACACGCCCAGCGGCAGCCTGGTGGAGAACCTCACCGGCTACTACTTCGAGAACAAGGCCGCCGCCTACGGCCTCGCCGCGATCGCGGTCCTCGCGTACGCCGGCTCGCTCCTCCTGGAGAGCAAGCGCCGCCGGGCCGCCGCCCTGCCGTCCCGGCCGCTGGGCGAGATCCTGCTGCGCACCGGCGTCGTCGCGGTGATCGCCTTCGTCGTCGCGTACGAACTCAACGAGCCGAGCGGCGCCCGCGGGCTGCCGCTGGCCCTGGTGCTCTTCCTGGCCGTCCTGGTCGTCGCCGACTTCGTGGTGCGCCGCACCTCCTACGGCCGGCAGATCTTCGCGGTCGGCGGCAACGCGGAGGCGGCCCGCCGGGCCGGTATCAACGTCAACCGGATCCGGATCACCGTCTTCGCCATCTCCGGCATGCTGGCCGCCTTCGGCGGTCTGTTCATCGCCAGCCTCTCCGGCGGCGCCACCAAGAACCTGGGCGCGGGCAACACGCTGATGAACGTCATCGCCGCGGCGGTCATCGGCGGCACCAGCCTCTTCGGCGGGCGCGGCAAGATCTGGTCCGCGCTGCTGGGCATGCTGGTCATCCAGTCGATCCAGCAGGGGCTGAACCTGCTCGGCATGGCCAGCGAGATCCAGTACATGATCACCGGCGCGGTGCTGCTGGCCGCCGTCGTGATCGACTCGGTGTCGCGGCGGACGCAGAAGACCGCCGGCCGGACCTGA
- the dxs gene encoding 1-deoxy-D-xylulose-5-phosphate synthase: MALLTRIKGPRDLDRLSPDQLTQLAGEIRGFLVDAVSKTGGHLGPNLGVVELTIALHRVFHSPKDKVLFDTGHQSYVHKVLTGRQDFTRLKAKGGLSGYPSRAESPHDIIENSHASTVLGWAEGLAKANELRGTDDRVVAVIGDGALTGGMAWEALNNIAAAKDRPLVIVVNDNERSYAPTIGGLANHLATLRTTDGYERFLARGKDILERTPVVGKPLYETLHGAKKGLKDFIAPQGMFEDLGLKYVGPIDGHDIEALESALTRAKRFGGPVIVHCLTEKGRGYRPAEQDEADRFHGIGPIHPDTGLPVSSGGKDWTSVFGDEMVALGKEREDIVAITAAMLQPVGLEKFAKRFPDRVYDVGIAEQHAAVSAAGMATGGLHPVFAVYATFLNRAFDQVLMDVALHKCGVTFVLDRAGVTGTDGASHNGMWDMSILQVVPGLRIAAPRDADQVRAQLREAVEVDDAPTVVRYSKGAVGPAVEAVGRVGGMDVLREPATDRPDVLLVSVGALAPMCLEVADLLDKQGISTTVVDPRWVKPVDEALPGLAARHRVVVTVEDNIRSGGVGSAVAQALRDAGVDIPLRDFGIPERFLDHASRKEVLAEIGLTAPDIARQVTGLVAKMDNRGDTAGAPAADAEAVPEAGGPGKAAEPAEVARD; the protein is encoded by the coding sequence GTGGCATTGCTGACCCGTATCAAGGGGCCGCGCGACCTGGACCGCCTGAGTCCGGACCAGCTGACACAGCTGGCGGGGGAGATTCGTGGCTTCCTCGTCGACGCGGTCTCCAAGACCGGCGGACACCTCGGCCCGAACCTCGGCGTGGTCGAGCTGACCATCGCCCTGCACCGCGTCTTCCACTCCCCGAAGGACAAGGTCCTCTTCGACACGGGGCACCAGTCCTACGTCCACAAGGTGCTGACCGGCCGCCAGGACTTCACCAGGCTCAAGGCCAAGGGCGGGCTCTCCGGCTACCCCTCCCGCGCCGAGTCCCCGCACGACATCATCGAGAACAGCCACGCCTCCACGGTCCTGGGCTGGGCCGAGGGCCTCGCCAAGGCCAACGAGCTCCGCGGCACGGACGACCGGGTCGTGGCCGTCATCGGCGACGGGGCGCTGACCGGCGGCATGGCCTGGGAGGCGCTCAACAACATCGCCGCCGCCAAGGACCGCCCGCTCGTCATCGTCGTCAACGACAACGAGCGCTCCTACGCGCCCACCATCGGCGGCCTCGCCAACCACCTCGCCACCCTGCGCACCACGGACGGCTACGAGCGCTTCCTGGCCCGCGGCAAGGACATCCTGGAGCGCACCCCGGTCGTCGGCAAGCCGCTCTACGAGACCCTGCACGGCGCCAAGAAGGGCCTGAAGGACTTCATCGCGCCGCAGGGCATGTTCGAGGACCTGGGCCTGAAGTACGTCGGCCCGATCGACGGCCACGACATCGAGGCGCTGGAGTCCGCGCTGACCCGCGCCAAGCGCTTCGGCGGCCCGGTGATCGTCCACTGCCTCACCGAGAAGGGCCGCGGCTACAGGCCCGCCGAGCAGGACGAGGCCGACCGCTTCCACGGCATCGGCCCCATCCACCCCGACACCGGCCTGCCCGTCTCCTCCGGCGGCAAGGACTGGACCTCCGTCTTCGGCGACGAGATGGTCGCGCTCGGCAAGGAGCGCGAGGACATCGTCGCCATCACGGCGGCCATGCTCCAGCCGGTCGGCCTGGAGAAGTTCGCCAAGAGGTTCCCGGACCGGGTCTACGACGTCGGCATCGCCGAGCAGCACGCCGCGGTCTCCGCCGCCGGCATGGCCACCGGCGGCCTGCACCCGGTCTTCGCGGTCTACGCCACCTTCCTCAACCGCGCCTTCGACCAGGTCCTGATGGACGTCGCGCTGCACAAGTGCGGCGTCACCTTCGTACTGGACCGCGCCGGCGTCACCGGCACCGACGGCGCCTCGCACAACGGCATGTGGGACATGTCGATCCTCCAGGTCGTCCCCGGCCTGCGGATCGCCGCCCCGCGCGACGCCGACCAGGTGCGCGCCCAGCTGCGCGAGGCCGTCGAGGTCGACGACGCGCCGACCGTGGTGCGCTACTCCAAGGGCGCGGTCGGCCCGGCCGTCGAGGCGGTCGGACGGGTCGGCGGCATGGACGTGCTCCGCGAGCCCGCCACCGACCGCCCCGACGTGCTGCTGGTCTCGGTCGGCGCGCTCGCCCCGATGTGCCTGGAGGTCGCCGACCTCCTCGACAAGCAGGGCATCTCCACCACCGTCGTCGACCCGCGCTGGGTCAAGCCGGTCGACGAGGCGCTCCCGGGCCTGGCCGCGCGGCACCGCGTGGTGGTCACCGTCGAGGACAACATCCGCTCCGGCGGCGTCGGTTCGGCCGTCGCCCAGGCGCTGCGGGACGCCGGGGTGGACATCCCGCTGCGCGACTTCGGCATCCCCGAGCGGTTCCTGGACCACGCCTCCCGCAAGGAGGTGCTGGCGGAGATCGGGCTCACCGCACCGGACATCGCGCGCCAGGTGACCGGCCTGGTCGCCAAGATGGACAACCGCGGCGACACCGCCGGCGCCCCCGCCGCGGACGCCGAGGCGGTCCCGGAGGCCGGCGGCCCCGGGAAGGCGGCCGAGCCCGCCGAGGTGGCCCGCGACTGA
- a CDS encoding ATP-binding cassette domain-containing protein produces MIHVSATPVLALRGVSKRFGAVQALTDVTLEIRPGEVVALVGDNGAGKSTLVKTISGVHPVDDGVIEWEGKAVRIGKPHDAQELGVATVYQDLALCDNLDVVANLYLGSEIRSAGVLDEIAMEKRAKELLDTLSIRIPSVRIPVAALSGGQRQVVAIARALIGEPKVVILDEPTAALGVEQTAQVLDLVERLRERDLGVILISHNMADVQAVADRVAVLRLGRNNGVFDVADTSHEEIIAAITGASDNAVTRRKARTDQVKKEAGA; encoded by the coding sequence ATGATTCACGTGTCCGCTACGCCTGTGCTGGCGTTGCGCGGAGTCTCCAAGCGGTTCGGCGCCGTCCAAGCGCTCACGGACGTCACCCTGGAGATCCGCCCCGGTGAGGTGGTCGCCCTCGTAGGCGACAACGGCGCCGGCAAGTCCACCCTCGTCAAGACCATCTCGGGGGTCCACCCGGTCGACGACGGCGTCATCGAGTGGGAGGGCAAGGCGGTCCGTATCGGCAAGCCGCACGACGCCCAGGAACTCGGCGTCGCGACCGTCTACCAGGACCTCGCGCTCTGCGACAACCTCGACGTCGTCGCCAACCTCTACCTCGGCAGCGAGATCCGCTCCGCCGGCGTGCTCGACGAGATCGCCATGGAGAAGCGCGCCAAGGAGCTCCTGGACACCCTGTCCATCCGCATCCCCAGCGTCCGCATCCCCGTCGCCGCGCTCTCCGGTGGCCAGCGGCAGGTCGTCGCCATCGCCCGTGCGCTGATCGGCGAGCCGAAGGTCGTCATCCTCGACGAGCCGACCGCCGCCCTGGGCGTCGAGCAGACCGCGCAGGTCCTCGACCTCGTCGAGCGGCTGCGCGAACGCGACCTCGGCGTCATCCTCATCAGCCACAACATGGCCGACGTGCAGGCCGTCGCGGACCGCGTCGCGGTGCTGCGGCTGGGTCGCAACAACGGTGTCTTCGACGTCGCGGACACCTCCCACGAAGAGATCATCGCCGCCATCACCGGCGCCTCGGACAACGCCGTCACCCGCCGCAAGGCGCGTACGGACCAGGTGAAGAAGGAGGCCGGGGCATGA
- the ngcE gene encoding N-acetylglucosamine/diacetylchitobiose ABC transporter substrate-binding protein: MGSTSEVNRRDLVKRAAALGILAVPAMGALSSCATGGGGGSDDGTKNKGATSARNPLGVKNGAPLEAFIFKGGLGDQYAKDAEADFNKTYGTTVKHTGTQQVGPKLQPRFAGGNPPDLIDNSGADHLDMNKLSAQGQLQDLTPLLDAPSMDDPKKKVRDTLYPSTIEKGKHKDTFDVFYYAFTVYGTWYSGKLLKDKGWAYPASFDDMITLCAEIKKAGIAPWTYPGKYPYYVHFNIFAQIAKIGGLDKWIAIDNLEPNAWTSNDAVKQVIGHYEELAAKGYFLEGSQGLTHIQAQTAWTRGKAAFIPNGSWVENEAAPTTPADFGMAVGPLFDGGSGDKMPHGTLRAEPSEPFIVAKGGKNPVGGMELLRIMLSKKHAQNFATKVKSLTSVQGATDGMQLSPGLSSAARAVKEGGKNLLMIQLQEWYPKLTDEKLGGLTSQLLTGDMKAADWIRKAQQYADETAKDSSVTKFHRGS; the protein is encoded by the coding sequence ATGGGATCCACCTCTGAAGTCAACCGTCGCGATCTGGTCAAGCGGGCCGCGGCCCTGGGAATTCTCGCCGTACCGGCCATGGGCGCACTGTCGTCGTGTGCCACCGGCGGCGGTGGCGGCTCGGACGACGGTACCAAGAACAAGGGCGCCACCTCGGCAAGGAATCCCCTCGGCGTGAAGAACGGGGCGCCGCTGGAGGCGTTCATCTTCAAGGGCGGGCTGGGCGACCAGTACGCGAAGGACGCCGAGGCCGATTTCAACAAGACGTACGGCACCACCGTCAAGCACACCGGCACCCAGCAGGTCGGCCCCAAGCTCCAGCCGCGCTTCGCCGGTGGCAATCCGCCGGATCTGATCGACAACTCCGGGGCCGACCACCTCGATATGAACAAGCTCTCCGCCCAGGGGCAGTTGCAGGATCTCACGCCGCTGCTCGACGCCCCGTCGATGGACGACCCCAAGAAGAAGGTCCGGGACACGCTCTACCCCAGCACCATCGAAAAGGGCAAGCACAAGGACACCTTCGACGTCTTCTACTACGCCTTCACGGTCTACGGCACGTGGTACTCCGGCAAACTGCTGAAGGACAAGGGCTGGGCCTATCCCGCGTCGTTCGACGACATGATCACGCTCTGCGCCGAGATCAAGAAGGCGGGGATCGCGCCCTGGACGTATCCGGGGAAGTACCCGTACTACGTCCACTTCAACATCTTCGCGCAGATCGCCAAGATCGGCGGACTCGACAAGTGGATCGCCATCGACAACCTGGAGCCGAACGCCTGGACCTCGAACGACGCGGTCAAGCAGGTCATCGGGCACTACGAGGAACTGGCCGCCAAGGGCTACTTCCTGGAAGGCAGCCAGGGCCTGACGCACATTCAGGCGCAGACCGCCTGGACCCGCGGGAAGGCGGCCTTCATCCCGAACGGCTCCTGGGTGGAGAACGAGGCCGCGCCGACCACCCCCGCCGACTTCGGCATGGCCGTCGGCCCGCTCTTCGACGGCGGCAGCGGCGACAAGATGCCGCACGGGACCCTGCGCGCCGAGCCCAGCGAACCGTTCATCGTGGCCAAGGGCGGCAAGAACCCCGTCGGCGGCATGGAACTGCTGAGAATCATGCTGTCCAAGAAGCACGCGCAGAATTTCGCGACCAAGGTCAAGTCGCTGACCTCCGTCCAGGGCGCGACCGACGGAATGCAGCTGTCCCCGGGCCTTTCCTCCGCGGCGCGGGCCGTCAAGGAGGGCGGAAAGAACCTGCTGATGATCCAGCTTCAGGAGTGGTACCCGAAGCTGACGGACGAAAAGCTGGGCGGGCTCACCAGCCAGCTGCTGACCGGCGACATGAAGGCCGCCGACTGGATCAGGAAAGCCCAGCAGTACGCGGACGAGACCGCCAAGGACAGCTCCGTCACCAAGTTTCACCGCGGCTCCTGA
- a CDS encoding substrate-binding domain-containing protein has product MNVWTRRVVIGTAAVSMALSVAACGKAGDGGKAGGGDTKTIGLLLPENKTTRYETFDRPLIEAKIKALCADCTVKYNNADQDTQNQKKQFDALITQGVKVIILDSVDYKATKSWVNEAAKKGVKVVAYDRLAEGNISAYVSYDNEKIGRLQGQALVKALGDKAKDSNVVMINGSPTDPNAPFFKKGAHSVLDTQVKKVVYEQDIPDWSPDEANKKMSAAIDSLGKDGFQGVYSANDGMAGGIITALKQQGVQVPVGGQDAELAGLQRILKGDQAFTIYKQIKPQADSTAEIAVALLKGDKIDSLTPTKVDSLSGEVKGIPAKLYDAQIVTKDNIEDTIIKDKVYQASQICTGDVKAACEAAGIK; this is encoded by the coding sequence ATGAACGTTTGGACGCGTCGCGTCGTCATAGGTACCGCCGCCGTCTCGATGGCCCTCTCCGTGGCCGCCTGCGGCAAGGCCGGCGACGGCGGCAAGGCCGGTGGCGGCGACACCAAGACCATCGGCCTGTTGCTGCCGGAGAACAAGACCACGCGGTACGAGACCTTCGACCGCCCGCTGATCGAGGCGAAGATCAAGGCGCTGTGCGCCGACTGCACGGTCAAGTACAACAACGCCGACCAGGACACCCAGAACCAGAAGAAGCAGTTCGACGCCCTGATCACCCAGGGCGTGAAGGTGATCATCCTGGACTCGGTCGACTACAAGGCCACCAAGTCCTGGGTGAACGAGGCCGCGAAGAAGGGCGTCAAGGTCGTCGCGTACGACCGGCTGGCCGAGGGCAACATCTCCGCCTACGTCTCCTACGACAACGAGAAGATCGGCCGCCTCCAGGGCCAGGCACTGGTCAAGGCGCTCGGCGACAAGGCCAAGGACAGCAATGTCGTCATGATCAACGGCTCGCCGACCGACCCCAACGCGCCGTTCTTCAAGAAGGGCGCCCACAGCGTCCTCGACACGCAGGTCAAGAAGGTCGTCTACGAGCAGGACATCCCCGACTGGTCGCCGGACGAGGCCAACAAGAAGATGAGCGCGGCCATCGACTCGCTCGGCAAGGACGGCTTCCAGGGCGTCTACTCGGCCAACGACGGCATGGCCGGCGGCATCATCACCGCCCTCAAGCAGCAGGGCGTCCAGGTCCCGGTCGGCGGCCAGGACGCCGAGCTCGCGGGTCTCCAGCGGATCCTCAAGGGCGACCAGGCGTTCACGATCTACAAGCAGATCAAGCCGCAGGCCGACTCCACCGCCGAGATCGCCGTCGCGCTGCTCAAGGGCGACAAGATCGACTCCCTGACGCCCACCAAGGTCGACAGCCTCAGCGGCGAGGTCAAGGGCATCCCGGCGAAGCTCTACGACGCGCAGATCGTGACCAAGGACAACATCGAGGACACGATCATCAAGGACAAGGTCTACCAGGCGAGCCAGATCTGCACCGGCGACGTCAAGGCGGCCTGCGAGGCGGCGGGCATCAAGTAA
- a CDS encoding carbohydrate ABC transporter permease — MRHGKYRFIVGFLALPLLLYGVFVISPFVQAFQISTTEWSGLRGTAKSVGLDNYAKLLHSGEFWNALRHNVVMLVLVPIATLTLGLFFAFMLNVGGRARRGAVITGVRGASFYKFVYFFPQVISITIISVIWFNIYNPDPHDGMLNSLLGAVGLHSLQSSWLGAGSIALACIMVVMVWANVGFYVVLFSAAMASIPREIYEASLLDGANRFHTFFRITLPLLWDTVQTGWVYMGIIAMDAFALVQIMSVNMGGPAGATDVVPLRLYQTAFRDSQFGYAAAMGVAMLVVTLLFAVLTMRFARRERIEF; from the coding sequence ATGCGACACGGCAAGTACCGATTCATCGTGGGGTTCCTGGCCCTGCCTCTGCTGCTCTACGGGGTGTTTGTGATCTCCCCGTTCGTCCAGGCGTTCCAGATCTCGACGACGGAGTGGAGCGGACTGCGCGGTACCGCGAAGAGCGTCGGGCTGGACAACTACGCCAAGCTGCTGCACAGCGGCGAATTCTGGAACGCGCTCCGGCACAACGTCGTCATGCTGGTGCTGGTGCCGATCGCGACACTGACGCTGGGGCTGTTCTTCGCCTTCATGCTGAACGTCGGCGGAAGGGCCCGCCGCGGGGCGGTCATCACCGGCGTCCGCGGCGCGTCGTTCTACAAATTCGTCTACTTCTTCCCGCAGGTCATCTCGATCACCATCATCTCGGTGATCTGGTTCAACATCTACAATCCGGATCCGCACGACGGCATGCTCAACTCGCTGCTGGGCGCGGTCGGTCTGCACTCCCTCCAGAGTTCCTGGCTGGGCGCCGGCAGCATCGCGCTGGCCTGCATCATGGTGGTGATGGTCTGGGCGAACGTCGGCTTCTACGTCGTGCTGTTCTCCGCCGCCATGGCCTCCATTCCCCGGGAGATCTACGAAGCCTCGCTGCTGGACGGTGCCAACCGCTTCCACACCTTCTTCCGGATCACCCTGCCGCTGCTGTGGGACACCGTGCAGACCGGCTGGGTCTATATGGGCATCATCGCGATGGACGCCTTCGCGCTGGTGCAGATCATGTCGGTCAACATGGGCGGCCCGGCCGGCGCGACGGACGTCGTACCGCTCCGGCTGTACCAAACCGCCTTCCGTGACAGTCAGTTCGGCTATGCGGCGGCGATGGGTGTGGCCATGCTCGTCGTGACGCTGTTGTTCGCCGTCCTCACGATGCGCTTCGCGCGCCGTGAGCGGATCGAGTTCTAG
- a CDS encoding carbohydrate ABC transporter permease, with the protein MTTETNAAEERPVIGGPRSDDRKGARSGRRSSEGGTLNVFSHGILFVWALMVGMPLLWVLWSSFKSSGDILTTPWSLPGKLHFENWVNAWDKANIGKMFLNTLIVVGGSVTGTMVLGSMAGYVLARFQFPGNRVIYYLFVAGMSFPVFMLVIPLFFVMRDFPGIPLLATYQGLIAVYIAYSLPFTVFFMTSFFRTLPTSVAEAAMIDGASHARTFFQVMLPMAKPGLISIGIFNFLGQWNQYLLPMVLNQDEDKYVLTQGLANIALQQGYEGDWGGLMAGMMIAMLPVLLVYFVFQRQVQAGLTAGALK; encoded by the coding sequence ATGACGACGGAAACCAACGCGGCGGAGGAGCGTCCGGTGATCGGCGGGCCGCGGTCGGACGACCGGAAAGGCGCCCGGTCCGGGCGCCGGAGTTCCGAGGGCGGCACGCTCAACGTCTTCTCGCACGGCATCCTGTTCGTCTGGGCGCTGATGGTGGGCATGCCGCTGCTGTGGGTGCTCTGGAGTTCCTTCAAGAGCAGCGGTGACATCCTCACCACCCCCTGGTCGCTCCCGGGAAAGCTGCACTTCGAGAACTGGGTCAACGCCTGGGACAAGGCGAACATCGGCAAGATGTTCCTCAACACCCTGATCGTGGTGGGCGGTTCGGTCACCGGCACGATGGTGCTCGGATCCATGGCGGGCTATGTCCTGGCACGCTTTCAGTTCCCCGGCAACCGGGTCATCTACTACCTCTTCGTCGCCGGTATGTCCTTCCCGGTCTTCATGCTGGTCATCCCGCTGTTCTTCGTGATGCGGGACTTTCCCGGAATCCCGTTGCTGGCGACGTACCAGGGCCTGATCGCCGTCTACATCGCCTACTCGCTGCCGTTCACCGTCTTCTTCATGACGTCGTTCTTCCGCACCCTGCCGACCTCCGTGGCGGAGGCGGCGATGATCGACGGGGCCTCGCACGCCCGGACGTTCTTCCAGGTCATGCTCCCGATGGCCAAGCCCGGCCTGATCAGCATCGGGATCTTCAACTTCCTCGGGCAGTGGAACCAGTACCTGCTGCCGATGGTCCTCAACCAGGACGAGGACAAGTACGTGCTGACCCAGGGCCTCGCCAATATCGCGCTCCAGCAGGGCTACGAGGGCGACTGGGGCGGTCTGATGGCCGGCATGATGATCGCGATGCTGCCGGTGCTCCTCGTCTACTTCGTCTTCCAGCGCCAGGTGCAGGCCGGACTGACGGCGGGGGCGCTCAAGTAG